CCGCCAGGGCGGGCATCAACAAGCAGCTGATCTCGTATTACTTCGGTGGCAAGGAAGGGCTCTACGCCGAGGTCACCCGCGCGCTCTTCCAGCACAACCGCGGGCTCACCGACCCGGACACCCCGCTCGCCGACGTGGTCGCCGACTTCGTCCGGACCAATGTGCTCAACCAGGACGACGTCCGGTTGTTCATCTGGGAGAACCTCAACGACACCGGTCCCGGCGCGCACGGTGAGGACTTCCAGCGCGAGTTCCTCCGGCAGCAGGCCGACTACGTGCGGCAGCGCCAGGAAGCCGGGGACCTCCCCGCCGATCTCGACCCGCGGCACCTGCTGCTGGCGTTGATGGGTGCCGCCGCCGCGCCGTTCATGCTGCCCCGGGTCGCCCGGCTGCTCCACGACACCGACCCGCGCTCGGCGGAGTTCGCCGACGAGTTCGCCGAGCAGCTCGCCCGGCTGCTGCGGCACTCCGCCTGATCACTCGCGGGCGGCCACCAGCGAAACCGGGGACGGCCGCGTCGCCAGCAACGTGGTCCACACGCTGGTCACGCCGACCGCGGTGAACGCACCGGCGGCGAGAAAGCCCAGCAGCCGCCACGGCACCGCGACCACCGGCATGCCGACCAGCACCCCGGCCAGGGTGAGGCAGCCGAGCCCCAAGCCGATCGCGGTGACCATCCAGGCCTCGACCAGTGCCATCCACACCACCTGCCGCCGGGTCAGCCCGGTGACCCGCGCGGCGGCGAACTCCACCCCGCGCTCGGCCCCCGACATCACCACCGCGTTGACCACGGCGACCGCCGTGTACAACCCGGACAACCCGAGCAGCGCGGCGAGGAACGCGGTGTTGTCCTGGTTCTGCTTCTCCACATCAGCCGCGATCCAGTCGTCCATTGTGGACATCTGACCCGCCGGTACCGTTATCGGACCGGCGCCCGGCGCCAACCGGACCAGCGACACGGCGGGCGCTTCGGCGACGATCCCCGCGGGTACGGCGTCCCTGGGCAGCAGGAAGGTGGCCCCCTCGGCGACGGTCTCCGGCATCACCGCCACCACCCGCAGTTCCCGCTCACCGTCCGGGAAGCTCGCGCGCACCGAATCGCCGATCCGGATGCCCTCGCCGACCAGCGCCGGTCCAACCGCGACGGTGTTCCCGCGCAGCTCGGCCAGCTCCCCCGCGCGCGGCCGGATCAGGTGCGCCTCCTGGTAGGCGGCCGGGTCGATCACGGTCAGGCCGTCGTAGTAGTTCTCGGTGCGCGACCAGCCTTGCTCCCGCAGCTCGGCCTGGATCCGGATGGGCACCGTGACCTCCACCGAAACCCCTGCCACACCGGGGATGGCGGCGATCCGGTCGGCTTCTGCACCGGTCGACTCGATC
The genomic region above belongs to Amycolatopsis sp. YIM 10 and contains:
- a CDS encoding TetR/AcrR family transcriptional regulator produces the protein MPEPRTRRSPAPEDRQRDAERTKARILEAAKAEFGAKGFTAARVGDIAARAGINKQLISYYFGGKEGLYAEVTRALFQHNRGLTDPDTPLADVVADFVRTNVLNQDDVRLFIWENLNDTGPGAHGEDFQREFLRQQADYVRQRQEAGDLPADLDPRHLLLALMGAAAAPFMLPRVARLLHDTDPRSAEFADEFAEQLARLLRHSA